A single Argentina anserina chromosome 7, drPotAnse1.1, whole genome shotgun sequence DNA region contains:
- the LOC126803564 gene encoding LOW QUALITY PROTEIN: disease resistance protein RUN1-like (The sequence of the model RefSeq protein was modified relative to this genomic sequence to represent the inferred CDS: inserted 2 bases in 1 codon), producing the protein MAEESSSSNSGASHCRYHVFLSFRGEDTRKTFTDHLYTAFKDQGFRTFRDDDELERGEDINPGIKRAIQQSRSSVIVFSSDYASSSWCLNELLMILKRKKTSDHVVLPVFYDVDPSQVRKQTGSFGEAFSRHQETHPSEKIKKWKHALKKVANLGGMVLRNQDDGYESKFIKTIVKEIGDKLSRTVPLSVGSNLIGIHARANKINRWIQDEPDGVGIHVIFGMSGIGKTTVAKHVYNSNFNSFEGSSFIENIXETSEQINGIVKLQKQLLHDILNGREVKIRNASEGKSAIEDAISCKRILLVLDDVDHMDQFEPLLTMKDRFYKGSKIIITTRRAWVLKAEGITKVHYVRALKDNESLTLFSLHAFRQEHPIEGYMEQTEKFVRHCAGLPLALRVLGSSLFGENVVVWESALRKLESIPNGEIVHKLRMSYDALDKHDQEVFLHIACFFIGNEKDYTVDVLDGCEFYTTIGIINLIDRCLVAIGANNKLVMHDMVRDMGRGIVRLAAEEPRKRSRLWHHKESFKVLKEKNGTKKIEGLELDMKGHLGVTTPSKNELILQCIYKDEQTKTTPAYLNLSGNPISCLPNCVKGLTTLQLLSLENCLSVKSLLELPEVGFYLTVSGCESLERITYQSSRPAPNMSGRNYSLVDWEYKYKLAPIRSVDGEILKFLGLSNLDFDLMPNVRMCKPYQGYDIIHQGGIQGLHDYEGTRSRSFRGNARKISMFSTFLPWNEVPGQFSHRTKGSSPISFTVPLPSLHDLRIRGFNIFIVYAISNNEDKRYSSSSDQGSITIQCLVLTKLLFTGYYSRVLFMY; encoded by the exons ATGGCTGAAGAAAGCTCCTCTTCCAATAGTGGTGCTTCTCATTGCAGgtatcatgtgttcttgagtTTCAGGGGTGAAGACACCCGCAAGACTTTCACCGACCACCTCTACACGGCCTTCAAGGATCAAGGCTTTCGCACATTCCGGGATGACGATGAACTTGAGAGAGGAGAAGATATCAATCCGGGTATTAAGAGAGCCATTCAGCAGTCGAGAAGTTCTGTTATTGTGTTCTCAAGTGATTACGCTTCTTCGAGCTGGTGCCTTAACGAGCTGCTGATGATACTGAAACGCAAGAAGACCTCAGATCATGTAGTTTTGCCTGTCTTCTACGACGTTGATCCATCCCAAGTGAGGAAGCAGACGGGTAGTTTTGGGGAGGCATTTTCCAGACACCAAGAGACTCACCCGTCGGAGAAGATTAAAAAATGGAAGCACGCACTTAAGAAAGTTGCAAATCTTGGAGGGATGGTCTTAAGAAACCAAGATGACGG GTACGAgtcaaaatttattaaaacaaTCGTTAAAGAGATAGGTGACAAGCTTAGTCGTACAGTACCACTGAGCGTTGGCTCTAATCTGATTGGAATCCATGCTCGAGCCAACAAAATTAATCGGTGGATACAAGATGAACCAGATGGTGTCGGCATTCATGTAATTTTTGGGATGTCTGGAATAGGGAAAACGACAGTTGCAAAACATGTGTATAATTCAAACTTCAATAGTTTCGAAGGAAGCAGCTTCattgaaaatat agaaacCTCAGAACAAATTAATGGCATAGttaaattacaaaaacagCTCCTTCATGATATCTTGAATGGAAgagaagtaaagatacgaaatgCTAGCGAAGGAAAAAGTGCCATAGAAGATGCCATTAGCTGCAAAAGAATTCTTCTTGTTCTCGATGATGTGGATCATATGGATCAATTCGAACCATTACTTACGATGAAAGATCGATTTTATAAAGGAAGTAAGATCATAATAACAACAAGGCGTGCATGGGTATTAAAGGCTGAAGGAATTACTAAGGTGCATTATGTTCGAGCTTTGAAAGATAATGAATCATTGACGCTCTTCAGTTTGCATGCTTTTCGACAAGAACATCCTATCGAAGGCTACATGGAACAGACTGAAAAGTTTGTACGCCACTGTGCGGGGCTTCCATTAGCTCTTCGAGTTTTGGGTTCTTCCCTATTCGGGGAAAATGTTGTTGTATGGGAGAGTGCATTAAGAAAACTAGAATCTATTCCGAATGGTGAAATCGTGCATAAACTCAGAATGAGCTATGATGCACTGGATAAGCACGACCAGGAAGTGTTTCTCCACATTGCTTGTTTCTTCATTGGAAATGAGAAAGATTACACAGTTGATGTACTAGATGGATGTGAGTTCTACACAACTATTGGCATCATAAATCTCATTGATAGATGCTTGGTAGCAATTGGAGCCAATAACAAGCTGGTGATGCATGACATGGTTCGTGATATGGGAAGAGGAATTGTTCGCCTAGCAGCAGAGGAGCCTCGGAAGCGTAGTAGATTATGGCATCACAAGGAATCTTTCAAAGTACTGAAAGAAAAGAAT GGTACAAAAAAGATTGAAGGCCTTGAATTGGACATGAAAGGGCACCTTGGAGTAACTACTCCTTCAAAAAATGAGCTCATTTTGCAATGCATTTACAAGGATGAACAAACTAAGACTACTCCGGCTTA TTTAAATCTAAGTGGGAATCCAATTTCTTGCCTTCCAAATTGCGTCAAGGGTCTCACAACATTACAATTACTCTCTCTAGAGAACTGTTTGAGCGTCAAATCTCTTCTAGAGCTACCAGAAGTAGGTTTCTACTTAACTGTGTCAGGTTGCGAATCCTTGGAAAGAATAACGTATCAATCAAGTAGGCCCGCGCCTAACATGAGTGGTAGAAACTACAGCCTAGTTGACTGGGAATACAAATACAAGTTAGCACCCATTCGAAGTGTTGATGGAGAGATTCTCAAATTTTTAGGCTTGAGCAACCTGGACTTCGACTTGATGCCAAACGTTCGGATGTGCAAACCATATCAAGGTTACGACATAATTCATCAGGGTGGAATCCAG GGACTGCATGATTATGAAGGTACGAGATCGCGATCCTTTAGAGGAAATGCAAGAAAGATAAGTATGTTCAGCACATTTCTTCCTTGGAATGAAGTGCCAGGCCAATTTAGTCATAGAACTAAAGGTTCCTCCCCAATATCATTTACCGTGCCTTTGCCTTCACTTCATGATCTCAGAATCCGAGGGTTTAACATCTTCATTGTCTATGCAATTTCTAACAATGAAGATAAAAGATATTCTTCTAGTAGTGACCAAGGTTCAATAActatt caatgtTTGGTtcttacgaagttactgttcacggggTACTATTCAcgggtactgttcatgtattaa